From Verrucomicrobia bacterium S94, the proteins below share one genomic window:
- a CDS encoding HEAT repeat domain-containing protein: MNGRIRFFQALAATAILLAGCQPNPDDIETWKAENNTGRLIKALNDERQFMRLQAIEALKELNAENAVNPLGALLKDTDAVVVHSAIEALAAINTPSIEPYMLQAVTFDTEPARRTAARALGNLKSTEAVEALIAALDDTYENVGVEAAVALGKIGDAKALSALGEAAEKGSVRYRAACVASIRQIGGSGATDLLFAALNDPSTRVHNEAVAGLIEQGDKVEAKALLMLRSPNDHARQGALTILDKTGKVPTVGNDRVWYCLADLAVGVNPEIRRSAALEIATIEGAAEPLLEALAHPNEVIREHAFIAIEFIGKSAAAPALAAAAAANPEASKWLNGRNTWPGAPAWQLDLWGAATALNPFFLLNARQVILLNDTGKPTIDLLRSDDFRPRREIIPLLIRQMAAPVQRIRQK, translated from the coding sequence ATGAACGGGAGAATACGGTTTTTTCAGGCCCTTGCGGCAACGGCAATACTGCTGGCAGGATGCCAGCCTAACCCCGATGATATCGAAACGTGGAAAGCTGAAAACAATACGGGGCGGCTGATAAAAGCCCTCAACGATGAACGGCAGTTCATGCGGCTCCAAGCCATCGAAGCCCTGAAAGAGTTGAATGCCGAAAATGCGGTCAATCCACTTGGCGCCCTCCTCAAGGATACCGATGCGGTGGTTGTTCACAGCGCCATCGAAGCTCTGGCGGCAATCAACACACCATCCATTGAACCCTACATGCTGCAGGCGGTTACCTTCGATACGGAACCCGCCCGGCGCACAGCCGCTCGTGCACTTGGCAACCTGAAATCGACCGAAGCCGTAGAGGCACTGATCGCCGCTCTTGACGATACATATGAAAACGTCGGAGTCGAAGCCGCAGTTGCGCTGGGAAAAATCGGAGATGCAAAAGCCCTTTCCGCCCTTGGGGAAGCCGCTGAAAAGGGGTCCGTACGCTACCGAGCCGCATGCGTGGCATCTATTCGTCAGATCGGCGGTTCGGGGGCGACCGACCTGCTCTTTGCCGCACTGAATGACCCGAGTACCAGAGTTCACAACGAAGCCGTAGCCGGACTGATTGAACAGGGCGACAAAGTGGAAGCAAAAGCTCTTCTCATGCTGCGCAGCCCCAACGACCACGCCCGACAGGGTGCACTCACCATTCTTGACAAAACCGGCAAAGTTCCAACGGTCGGAAATGATCGGGTCTGGTATTGTCTTGCTGACCTTGCTGTCGGAGTAAATCCCGAAATCCGCAGATCCGCCGCTCTGGAAATCGCAACAATCGAAGGGGCCGCAGAACCGCTTCTTGAAGCCCTTGCCCATCCGAACGAAGTTATTCGCGAACATGCATTTATCGCGATAGAATTCATCGGAAAATCCGCTGCCGCACCGGCACTCGCCGCAGCGGCCGCCGCCAACCCCGAAGCCTCGAAATGGCTGAACGGCAGAAATACATGGCCAGGAGCACCGGCCTGGCAGCTCGACCTCTGGGGTGCCGCCACAGCCCTTAATCCCTTCTTTCTGCTCAATGCCCGGCAGGTCATACTGCTTAATGACACCGGAAAACCCACAATCGATCTGCTCCGTTCTGATGATTTTCGCCCGCGCCGTGAAATAATTCCCCTGCTGATCCGGCAGATGGCCGCCCCCGTTCAGAGAATCCGGCAGAAATAA